One Novosphingobium sp. 9U genomic window, GCTGGCCGGGTTCGTCGCGTTCATCAAGACCTGCAAGCTGGACGACGAGCTGATCCGGCGTGACTGGGCCGGCTTTGCGCGCGGATACAACGGCGCTTCCTACGCCGCGAACGCCTACGACCGGAAGATGGCGGACGCTTATGCGCTGTTCGCCAGCGGCGGCGCGCGGACCGAGAACCCGATGCCGCTGCTCAAGATCGGCGACACCGGGCAGGACGTCATGCACCTCCAGGAACTGCTGGGGCAGGTGCCCGACGGCGACTTCGGGCCGGGCACCAAGTCCAAGGTCATGGCGGCGCAGAAGAAGGCGGGCATGTACGCGGACGGCATCGTCGGGCGGCAGACCTGGGAGCTGCTGCTCTCTGCACCGGCGGCCAAGCCTGCCGATAAGCACGCTGCAAAGCCGGGCAAGTCACCTGCGGTAACGCCTGCCGAGCGCAGCCGCCCGCCGCTGCGTCAAGGTAATAAGGGCGAGGACGTAAAGCTGCTGCAGATCCTGCTCAAGCTGGAGCCGGATGGCGAGTTCGGACCCGGAACCAAGGCCGCGGTGGCCGCCTTCCAGAAGTCGCGCAGGCTCACGCCCGATGGCGTGGTGAGCGCCGGCACCTGGAAGGCGCTGCTGGCCTGAGACCCGGCGCCGGCGCGTGCGTCAGGTCACCTGGCCGCGCTTGAGCGGGTTGTCGCCCTTAGGCATGTCGTCGGTGGGGGACTGTTCGGGCACGCTCGCGGTTGCCTCGTCCAGATGGC contains:
- a CDS encoding N-acetylmuramidase domain-containing protein, which encodes MSDEFIGDPTPLRDADYEKAARDLGCTVAAVRAVAQVESAGGGFLADGRPKILFERHIFHNRTGGRYSAAHSDVSWPTRGGYLGGAREYERLTAALKLDRKAALESASWGKFQVMGFNCSSAGHAKVESFVKAMVSGEPAQLAGFVAFIKTCKLDDELIRRDWAGFARGYNGASYAANAYDRKMADAYALFASGGARTENPMPLLKIGDTGQDVMHLQELLGQVPDGDFGPGTKSKVMAAQKKAGMYADGIVGRQTWELLLSAPAAKPADKHAAKPGKSPAVTPAERSRPPLRQGNKGEDVKLLQILLKLEPDGEFGPGTKAAVAAFQKSRRLTPDGVVSAGTWKALLA